The Scylla paramamosain isolate STU-SP2022 unplaced genomic scaffold, ASM3559412v1 Contig15, whole genome shotgun sequence DNA window cttgaatggtaagtccttcacaactcccacagtgagggactggagaaggtcttgaatggtaagtccttcacagctcccacagtgagggactggagaaggtcttgaatggtaagtccttcacaactcccacagtgagggactggagaaggtcttgaatggtaagtccttcacagctcccacagtgagggactggagaagCAACTCCCACGTTGGTGTCAGGAAAATCTTCACTATGTCATggtctcttcatctccctttttttgtctttttgatgttttggtgtatttttcaagattttagtatttttttatattctaattGTTTCTCATGAAATATTCAtctctctttgtgtctttttgaTGCTTTGGATACATCTGTTGAtgatttgagtgtgtttttcagtgtttttcattatttctcttgttttggAATGCTTTGGGAATTTTTTGGTCTGGTTTTGTTAATCCTTGAATCCCTTAAGATGAAGCAATGTTGAACAAAATTCCTTTACAGGTCATTAAAAAGCATCAATAAGTCCTCCTCATAGTGAGAAAGATACAAACTTGAAATTGTCATAAACATTTGCTTCATATCTTGCCTCTGATAAATGAAAACATTAAGATTCTTCCACCAGGTAAAATAAATTAGCCAGATTCATTCTTCATTTAGATAAAACCACAAACATTCCTCAATTTAGcataaccaccaccagtatctcACTGTTAGCTAATCCCACACTCCCTACATgcttctgtacctcctccttcctatgatgcaaattctttcaagagggaggtttcaagacacatcttccaattttggatgatctttttgaattttcttttgggactggcagtTCAGtgggtcttgttttcttttcttttgctctttttgttGTCCCTGGCCAGTCCTCctgttacattaaaaaaaagagaaaataaatacgtcaaacaaataaaaaactcaCCTGGCAGGTAAATACATGTTCATAGGTATGGATGTCACAACCAACTCCTACATTTGTGGTCTTCCTATTGCAGACTCCTCCAGAATCAAGGAACTGCCAGTCCAATACATCACAGGAGGCAATGCTATTgggctgcaaaaaaaaattcaccttTAGGAAGTTATTTGACCAcaggtgtgtgtgcacgtgtgtgtatgtgtgtgaattaaGATTGAGAAGACAGAaagtggatggagggatggaactgcaaaggatgggagtcagaAAGGAAGGTGCAAGAGACAGATACAATGACACAATATTCCTTTTTAATCTTCCCTATAAAATTTCATCTTCTTATAAAATCCTGATGTGCCTTTATTTCCATACAGCCTGCATTTTACTGCTATATTATTACACAACATAAAAGCATAATGATATACTTCAGTTTTCTTCCACAGTGACACAATTCCTTTTCAATCTTCTGTACCAGACTTTCTCTCCCTACAAACCCTCATACACTCACCTTACTTACTCTTCCTACAGCCTTCAGAAGATGCAAGAGTCAAGCCTGATGAACAAGGTGAGGACCAATTGGCTATCAGCAGGAACTTCAACGTGTGGCAGGAAGACTAAATTCACAGCCAGCCTCTCTGATGTGGCTGCAATCTTCATCCTCTTGATGGGTGGTGCAGCATTTagctgtctgctgctgctgctgctgctggagcaTGCAGTGGGTAGTGATGCATGTGTAAAACCATGGCCCATATTCTGAagtgctctgctctctcactatGATCATTTTCAGAgtccacatagatgattagctgggttctcaagaaagatttctcctgttgataaatttgaaatcttgttaatttggcATTAGACCTGCATAAGCACCTCAACACCCATGTAACTTCATCCggagccttttaaaagcagtggaagtgaggtttagtagtgtttcagaacatTACCCAACATACCTAAAACTCAAAAGCATATGAACCGAGTGACAATCTCACACAAGGAGGCCAAGGCAAAGTGCATAACATAACTTAAGAATTGAAAGTCTCATATATCCTGCCATGTACATAAGAgtataatggaagctgcaagactaCACTAGGCAGGCAGTCCCTCTATAAAGCATATTTACCACACTTACAGATACATGCAAGACAAAAGGTGGCAAATAAAAGCAAATATCTTAACAACGAGGATAAGCGTGACTGCTGTTCTGAATGCCGCCGACACCGCTGCCTCCCTGCCGTCATCACcataccaccactgtcatcaccatcaacacaccctccatcaccattatcaccaacaccaccaccgctatcagCACCTGAACCAACACTCGACGAGCAACACTTGATAAACATGAGCAAATTCTGCAACTATTAATATGCCGACAAGAGTACATAAGGTAGATGTTTCTCGGCGTGTGACCGGAAAAAAATCATCCGTCTGtccgttcatttttttttttttttcgctacccCGTGTTGTAGTCAAAGTGTTAATTCACTTAGGTACTGCGACACTGCAACAAAGCACATGTGATTCAGAAATGTGTTAATTTATTTTGCTACGGTAAGTTACCATCACCTTCATAATCAAGAAATATAGATGCTAAAAGTATTTTATGGTACCAATTTCAATAGGGAAGATTTTATTCTGTCACACGCTATTTCCTAAAACGTTGTACCTCTCGTTTTGAaggcataaaaaaacaaactctTGTTTCGCTACCACCAACTTCAAGCCCATGAAATATAGATGCTAAAAATATCTTGCTGGACTATTTTTAATTACGAAGACTATATTTTCACGGACAGGTGTCTGAAATGTTGGCCGTCTCGTTTTGAAGGCATAAGAACCAAACTAGTGTAACCTTGCCGCCAGCCAACTTCtcatttgtcatcattatctttttcgtctcccttcccatcctcaaTTTCTAAGTCATTATCGTCCATGACAGCTGTGGctttctgtctatatatcaCTCGCTATTCTCTCTTACTTTGCTTGTAGAGGAAACCGTCTATCATATTCCGTAATGTTACTTTGCAGTGAAATACACTCCCTGGGTAATCTGCCGTAAAtgtatgtgttttgtttccTGAACACTGCCAATTCAATCCACCAGCAGCACAAGAAGTCCTGCACGAATGATACAAGAACTACTAAAAAGCATCAAGATTGTTCAACattacaaagataaaaaaaatctgataagaAAACCGCCTTGTGTGAGCAAACACAAgcactgtaacacacacacacacacagacacgaggcaaatgggcgagcctcttaatgtgtaggccctgttcacctagcagcaagtagataCGAGATGTAACCCGAAgggttgtgaccttgctgtcccggtgtgtggtgtgtaagtggtctcagtcctacccaaagatcggtcactatgatctctgagctctttccatagggtaACAGCTGGCtcggtgaccagcagacgactgtaggtgaatcacacacacacacacacacactaaacttgtgaaaacaaaaacacgcaCTCTCAGCCTCATGTGTATTTAGCACCAATACTTCACCACGCGGCAGCCACTCGGTAAACACAACAGGAGGCTCCATGATAAACAACAATGCTACCAgacagcgctctctctctctctatctcttctacaaaaaaaaaagttacaacttttttttttcactaacacAAGCCCCACTATTCATATTTCTACTACtgaccatcactaccactactcccCACTACATATACCACCGTTTGCACTACCTGTAAAATATTTTGATTCGTCGAGTGGGATGCAGCCCGAGCAGTACCCTGAGGAAGCAAACACGGCGAGGTGACTGACAGCAGAATACACACCCGGGGAGTTTTGTAGgttggaaaagtaaaaaaaacatcgCTAAACTGCTTTGACCAGCAAGGTTATCTTTGCAGAATAAAAGTGGTAGTATTTTATCTATTGGTTAGTCGCCagtgtagtagtatttgtagtagtgtGTAGTATTTTATCTATTGGTTAGTCGCCCGTGTATACTCAGTCTGGCAGGGAAACAGAGAGATTTTATTGATGATTTGGTATTTCATCTATTGGTCAAACAGTCAGGTGTTGTTAGTCAGGTAGGGAGAGATGAGTGTGAGGAACTTATTGACGTGAAAGTAGACTGGCAAGTACGAGATGATGTGTAGTTATCATAGCAAAATACgcgtggtggtagtgtttggtATTTTATCTATTGGTCATTCAGTCAGGTATTGTCAGTCAGGcagagagagatagtgagtgAAGGATTTATTGATATGAAAGTTAGTAGATTAACAAGTACAAGATTTGGTTTAGaataatttgtttgtatttttgtaagtTAAAGTAACGTGCGATTTTTCGGTATTTGCTATATAAAAActgcaatgataataataataataataataataagaagaagaagaagaagaagaagaaaaagaagaagaagaagaagaaggatgatgatgatgatgataataataataacgacaataataataataataacaataataataataataataataataataataataataataataataataatacatcatTTTGTTAAATTAACATGACATTTCATgccaaaaatagaataaaataaaaacatgaaactgTGTGTTCTACTAAGATTGTGTACTAATAGTCTctagaaaaataatggaagaaacagaagtggaggtaagggaaggtaatggaggtggtgataGAGGTGGAGATGGTCTggatatagtggtggtggtggtggtggtggcggcgttggATGAGCAGCAGTCAGTAAGGAACCCAGTGCGTCACGGCCCGCTAAGCTCACCTTGTCATGCAGGAAATGTTCAAAACAACACCAAGACATTACTTGACTGAAATCCgcaaccctcctccttccctctcctctcctctccccaccactctcccacacctcacctcacgccGTAATGACCTGACTGCAGACTGAACGATGACAGCACACCACTCCCGTCTGTCTGACTCGATCACTCCACATCCCGCACCGCCAAGGAGGTTGTGTTTCTGTGCCACTGTAAGTCACTGGTTAATGCCACGCCGTTCCTTGACATCCTCATCACACTATGCTCCGCTACTGCTATTGTGTGTGTTATCTATCTAGTGATCAATATTAATTCACTTTTGATGCTGGTATGGCAAAATTACTACCTGAGACTGAGTGTGTGAATGTCAAGTGTGAATGTTGAGTGTCAATGTCAAGGGACTTACAGTGGACAGATCAGAAAGAAGGAATTTTGTTTGTGGTCACATCATAGGTGATTATCAAGAAAAGAAGTGTTCTTCAACATATGGACATTAATAATAAATCGTTTACCACAACAAAGGTCTACAGAATAAGGTTCAGAAAAGTAAAACATCAAATTACTAAATACttaagacagaaaacaaaatataaacctGTCTAGTTTTCAGCACACCTGATTGATCATCCACTTGCACCACAGCAGATCATTATCTTGTACCATTTGTTTTATTCCTGTATGTCCTTCTGGTCATTTCATTCATCGTCACCATTCTCTGCGAGTACTGTATACTGTTTGCATCTGTtgatctatatttatttacttgtttcttttcttgtcttggcATACGAATATAAAGCCAAGTCAAAtgcacaaaaaagtaaaaaaaaaaataaaataaataaataaataaataaataaatcttggtGTTCTCTCCCAAAAAAGCATCAGTTAAAAATTTGAGATGGAATGGCTGTGCTTTTTATTTGAGCTAGCTTTGTAATAACCTTAAATTGGTTCAGTCTGCCATACAGGCTTAACGCATGAGAAAATGCTTATTCTggaatatttatatttaatatCACATTGcaattcccttctttttcaacAAACCatggaaaaaatatttaatttttaaatGACATATTACACTGGTGCTCAGACAGGGAAGAACCTCATACTGCCCTGAACTGACCAGGAGCCACTTTGTGTGGGTCAGCTGGTCTTTTAtgatctcctttcctcccattcttatATTCTGGATGACCATGCACAGGAGAGGCAGACACTTACCTGTAGTGAGCGCAGGTGTTGAGGATGAAGCTGGGAGGCCTGGATCATATCGTCCAGGGTGTCGTTCAAGGTGTCTaagctgtcctcctcctccttaccaggGCTTTCCTTATTGTCAGAGGTGGGTTCAGGCTCTGAGGGCTGAGATAACACTTTCATAGCTTCTGACCAAGCTCTTCACTGACTGTGCATTAACATCCTTTTAAATGAGTATATTCCAGTCATCCAACCAGGCAATTTCCTTCAGTATAAGGCAAAGTCATAATAGCCAATGGACTAATAAGTAATCTATTACCTCCTAATGGTAATATCTACTGCAAAATAGACAGCTCACCTTCCAGACAGTTTCCCCAGTCTCAGAACAGTTCAGTCCAACAAATTTCAAGGCTTCATCAAGGTTGAAGTCAAGATTGAAGTCTGGTACTGTCTCATTGAGGGTGAAGGACGGAGAGTTGAGAGGAGACACAGAGTCAAGGGTCACGTCTCCTCCGCTGATGTTTTTCTCAGGAGACAGTAAATGCTCACCTGCAAGCAAAGGATGAACAGTAATTACACAAATACTGTCAACactctttctgttattcttgtAACAAATTTGATGTACAAAGCTACAACCTATGATGCTGTGGTTTGTTTTTCCCATCACCAACTTGTGGGGGTCATCAGATAAACAATAATATATTGGTGCCTAAAACATTAAAGCTCTTATGATAAAATTTGATCCAAATATGCTTTAAAAATCTTACAATAAGAACTATTCATGAATAAATGATGAATATAGCTTGCCTGGTTTTCAACAACAGTTAATGCTTAAATatgttatgtatatatactaaaaagaaagcatacatggtttatgtatataaataaactgtAAAAACATATATCACATGGCAACCATTACAACTACATAAAGGATATAATGTTCCCTTCATGTTCAGAGCAATTATAGTCATCCATGAAACCTCAaccaaaacactcacaatcttcatcattgaaaatataaacaaaacgtgtctatacacacacacacacacacacacacacacacacacacacacacacacacacacacactacacattaTGTAAAGCAGTACACACCCTATATTTTCATCACAGCAGTAATTTCTCAGGACTCATAACTGTTCCTCAGTGTTACCAGTACCTCTAGTAATTTGTGATCCttgatggtgggtggagggaggcctCCTGCCTGGCCAGGAAGCATTAGTGAGCCTCCTGCCACCCAGGTGTACCTGCCCTCTGTCCCCACTCCTTCAATGATCCCATTATGATTAATGATTCCACTCTATGGCCACCACCAAgcctaaatatttttcttacttggaAAAGAAAAGCTCAAATCAATAAGCCTTCACTGAGCTACAGATCACCGTGGTCTAGACACATAACAGCCATTGGCAATTATTGCACAAAATACTGTAGCACACTACTGTACTTGCAGGGATAAAATAATATCCTTCAGTCTTGATATAAGCCAACTCTCAAAGTGCTACACCACAGCTACACAAGACATAACATTTTCCCAAAAATCTCTTGTCCTGTGTGTTGCTGCACTGCTGCCAAGAGTACACCACCTCACATGTGTGTCTTGTGAAGATAAGAAACCATGCTATCACTATACCATTAAATACTTACTCAGTCATAAGTCATAACAATGTGTGTGCAGCAGATTCCTCAATAACATTTCAAGGTTACTGACTACTGGCACAGTCCTTCATACaatgacacatacaaaaagttGCTAATGTAACCACAACAGGGTACTCATCTATTCACTTCACTGCATTGTAAAAAGCCCTTTGATTACAGGATTATAACAAGAAACTTGCTGGAGTATTACACAGATCACTATCTCACAGTTCTTGAGCCACCAAACGCCATGTGAGCACCACCATATGACCACTgtgttaccaccactaccaccgctgtcACAACCACCACTGCAACTACACATGGGCAGGAGGGGCAGAGCCTCACACCAGACAGGTGGTGCCTGATCAGCCAACCTACCAATATGGCTGTGCACCCAACAGGAAACTTGGCCAAATGGTGTAACAAAGGCCCTCCTCCAAGCCTGGGGGCCACTACACTTTCATgggggggaacaggaggagacccaatgaggggggagaaggaataCCACGAAGGGTTGGATTCGCAAGGGTTGACTAACGCCAGCCGGATATCCCATCACATAATGCTGCTGCCAATATCCCGCTGCGATGCCCGAAATGCACCCCCTCCCAGCATGGGCGCCACCAGGCCAACCcctaatacagtaaaatccctctcatccggcattcaagtatccggcagcttcaagtatccggcacatttttccctgagccttaaaatctataaaaaatcaatgtgtactcataaaattgattaaaattcccgcgtgaggcatactttgtccccttgccaccagagcacactgctttGCACCACCTGTggtccactgcactgtgtttactcagtgactcagtcccgcatgtgcactgtttatcacctgatgccttcatcatacctaaagttgtagaaaagaggaagcgtgttgtgcttacacttaagcagaaggtagaaaTTTGTCgatgattagagagaggtgaaaacagacagcaactaatggcagaatatggtgtgggctcatcaactatttatgacattaaatcccaaacgaaaaagttgcgggattacatgaaagtcaccgacaccccaaaggcagtGGAAAAtcatcacacactgcagtatcatcataatgaaatgatggacaaagtgttatacgagtagttcagcttgaaaagatcagaaggagtcacaattacaggcccaatgctacaaccgtgctggtgagtgtgaggtgggaGCACGGGCGGCGACGCGCGGCacagcgatcagctgatctttgttatggtaagatgcgtgagtgtagggtggtgattgtgggcataatttcacttctattcaagtatccggcatgtcagcggtcccattgatgccggataagagggattttactgtatcattttttccttcaaactCTACTAAGCAGTGGAtatttttcatcacctttcattctctttcagtTTCTGGCTCAAAGTTTCACTTAAACATTTCTCTAAGTCCGGATCTTAAATTTAGGGCAGGACAAAAATCATCATACATGTGGCAGCCCAGCCCACATTGTTCAGTGTAGTGGCAGACATTCCATAGCAGTGACTTTGACAGGTGAGATTAATGAAAGCAAATTTTCATAATTCGATAAGGTAAGAAATACGTCCTACAGAGTGTACACAACTTTAAGGGACCCTTGGAGGGAGGCAACCATACAAACATCTATAGGGCACATCCAGGCATCTCCCACCATAATCTCCAACTGTCCAATTGTCTCACAGAGGCCAGCCAGACCCGCCTCCCCAGAACTCGATTAGTCCCTATATGGGAGGCAGCTACGGCCCCTCTCCAAAGGCTGATCACCTCTAAGCCAATGTTACACACCACATTCAGCTCACTTCTACagcatcacctccacctccgtGCTGTAGCTCTATGGCCACTGGGGAAAAGTAACtcaaggaatgaataaagagtAGCTGCCATTGTTTCTTATAGAGCCTTATGTAgggaaaattattttatatctaTTAAGATATTGGCTattcttcagtgttttgaaaaagcatgcaatattgacattcaacattttttttttatctttttagtagTACAGGTAGGCAGATATTTAgaagcagacagaaagacagatagggagaaacagaaacagatagaaagacagaaaaaataaattgttaaaataaacagatggacagatcaACCATATGAAAGCACTCttaacaaaatctctaaaaaaaaatagagtacaaaaaaacaggaggaagcaaCACTGAGGAGACCCCTACAAGCCCACAACAGTCTaccaaccctcctccttcctctggtcATAAAGGTTACCAGAGATATAAGCCACCATCAGGGGTACACAATGCTCAGCCACCTCACATAATGTATGTGGGCTTTCTGCATTTTCCTTGCCCTTTACACAGATTAAAGTATGACATTATACTTGACAATTTCCATGGCAGTAACCTCAGTAACCTTCTCAAACACTTCATAGTATTTACAGTAAGTTTAAAAGTAAggctaataataatattttatatCAGATATAGAATCTACCAGATAGGCATTAACAGGAATAGGCCTGGTAAGCTTCTTATAATGCTGTTTTATATCTGAAATAGTAAGTAGTTGGAAAGAAATTACATATAATGGCCATTAGATGAATTTCAGCTTACCTACTTGTGACAATATTTCTTTCATGGCAAAATTGAAGCTTGCACCACAAACCTCAAGTAAATATCATCCTAAAGTCTCctttaggaaacaaataaatatggaTTTGTCTTTGAAAAGGAAATTACTTTTTGCTTTGTCAGAGCTGCTCTCAGAGATGGGAAGACCAGCATGAGGGTAATGGTCACAACCAGCAGGATGTCCTTGCTTCCCCACCCTGCCCTCTCTACCTGCCCTTGCTCCTTATCTTCCCCACCTGCCAATGCTTCCCTCCCCTTGTCTCCCaccttcacccacacacccaacaTTAATGAGTTTTTAATACTGTGAATCTTTAAACTCTTATTTATTATATGcatattattatgaatattcttgtcttctttcaacCACTCATTAGCTCCAGTATTAATGAGTTTTTAATATTATGAATCTGTGACCTTTCAGCAAATGCATACACTAAGTATCAGTGAATGTACCTGTTTCCATTACTAAAGATCCTTTTTATAGATCATTTTGAATAATTTCCAATACAAAgctattttcacatattttctatTGAACAATTACATAATACAGGACCAGTCTTGAATGGGAAGCATTTGCAATAAAAGTGATATAACATTGGTTATCTATTACATAATCTTTGCTATACAAAAATAATTGCTGAAGAATAAACAGTACTGTCCCTAAATTATCTTGCTGTCCCTACAGATGACTGCCAACCAACTGCCATGTAATTACACCTCCTGACAATCTTCCATCTCCTTAATGCATCTCTTATCACACTCATCTCCCACCCCACTccactccttctttccctccatcaatCAGTGACAGTACAGGTGCTGGCCTCCTGTCACCACCCTTTTTGCATGGCTACAAGTGTCTTCCATCCCAACCCtttccattaacacacacactacacatccTCCTGCACTTGCCCTCATCACCCAGCATCTCCTCACACCTACTTACTTTACTGGTACAATAACTCATACATTATTAAATGGTAATATTACATAAAAGTAGTGATGAAAAGTAACACTGCATTATAATTCAGTCaaagcattttattttattgtgttacTTAACATATTTTTGGGCAAATACTTTGGTGATGAACTATGAATAtgttaacataagaacataagaaaacaagggaagcagcAAAAAATCAGGTCTGCACATGGCAGTCCATATATGAAACATTCCTAAATATTCCCACCTATCACCCTCATTCACAGCATGTTGCTTGCCTGGCCCAGAACTCACTAATTCCTTCATTCATACCTGCAGAAGCGTTGGCCTCCCATCATGATACAAATACATGGAGGTGTTAAAAGGCTACCTAACACAAGTGTGCCATGTTAAGGCAGTGTGACAGTCCTACACTTCACTCTGGGAGTCAGGATGATGCAGGGAAAACAACCATGACAAGAAGGACTGAGGATGACAATTCAGGATGGTGCTGGTATCCAAAATATTGGTGACTTGTCAGTTTTGAGCACGGATTGAGCATAACACAAGTAGCACACTCCATGATTCATTGAAACACTTgctgtatatattatatatatatatatatatatatatatatatatatatatatatatatatatatatatatatatatatatatatatattgctacttCATTTTAAACTGAGGAGTACGACCAGTATATCATTTACCTACTAGCATCAGTCAACTCTTATAGCATTTACCTTTGCATATTTAGTATTtaccattccttttctctctaatgACTAAAGGAGATTCAATGAAGACTTTTTAAACCTGCttcattgctatttttaaaaaAAGCTCAACAGAAAAAAGAGTTTCAGTCAGATTATCTAACAGATCTGAATTACGAGCTGACTCATTTAACTCTTtcttacaaataataatgaatcttATGGCCATAacaatttttgtgtgtttaatttctccCAACATCAACAGTAAACAACTAACTCATAAACCCACAACTCTCATCTTCATGTATGTTAATCTTCACACTAACAGTTTGCTGAGATGGAATGATTTATGCTTCCAAGGCAATTTAGTGAGCATAATCTAATCTTAGTTCCCAAGTGACTGATGTGAGTAACAAGATGAAATATCAAGACTTGCAAACACATGATAAAGGTTATCAGGTAGCAATTTAGTTAACATGTCTAGTCCTAGTTCCCCTGTGATTTCTAtgaccaaaaagatgaaaagttacAACTTGTGATGAGACAGTAAACACCAACAAGTAGCAATTTAGTGAACATATCTAATCTTAGTTCCTAAATAATTTATgagtaaaaagattaaaaagtaaGACAAGTAGCAATTTagttaacatatatatatatatatatatatatatatatatatatatatatatatatatatatatatatatatatatataatattagttTCCACATGACCCATACaagtaaaaaagatgaaaattaaggCTTATGCAAAGACAGTAACAAGAGTATGACATTATATTCTTCAAAACCATATTGTGTTGcatcaataaaataatatcatTAAGAAATAACTTCTTTCATCTATTGCATATTCAACATGAGTATGACACATTTatattccccccaaaaaaaataaataaataaataaacaaaaaataaaaaagactgtCACCAATAAATTAATATTAGAAAATGAATTTTTACAGAAGAGATGCCATATGATCTGTAAAAATAGCTGACTTCATCCTATAAGGGTTCACCTCATTTAGTGGCTAATTCAAGCTCTTTGTTCTGGGAGGAGTTGCGGTAAATGTGAGGGTGTGCACAAGGTCACTTTCAACAGAGGTGATCTGTATGGGTGACACAATCCTCAAGAGCTTGGAGAGTTTCACCTTTAAGACAGCCAGTTATACACCTCTTTCTTGTCTTAGGGTTCCAACACAGTAACTTTgccaaatcatgaaaaaaatgtactgaaaaaaaaaaaaaaaaaaaaaaaaaaa harbors:
- the LOC135097252 gene encoding uncharacterized protein LOC135097252 isoform X1, producing the protein MPKTCMTMCCREGSPKSDTTIDEKPEDNLWLQLGFTVDSETGEHLLSPEKNISGGDVTLDSVSPLNSPSFTLNETVPDFNLDFNLDEALKFVGLNCSETGETVWKPSEPEPTSDNKESPGKEEEDSLDTLNDTLDDMIQASQLHPQHLRSLQGTARAASHSTNQNILQEKSFLRTQLIIYVDSENDHSERAEHFRIWAMVLHMHHYPLHAPAAAAAADS
- the LOC135097252 gene encoding uncharacterized protein LOC135097252 isoform X2; translation: MPKTCMTMCCREGSPKSDTTIDEKPEDNLWLQLGFTVDSETGEHLLSPEKNISGGDVTLDSVSPLNSPSFTLNETVPDFNLDFNLDEALKFVGLNCSETGETVWKPSEPEPTSDNKESPGKEEEDSLDTLNDTLDDMIQASQLHPQHLRSLQEKSFLRTQLIIYVDSENDHSERAEHFRIWAMVLHMHHYPLHAPAAAAAADS
- the LOC135097252 gene encoding uncharacterized protein LOC135097252 isoform X5 gives rise to the protein MPKTCMTMCCREGSPKSDTTIDEKPEDNLWLQLGFTVDSETGEHLLSPEKNISGGDVTLDSVSPLNSPSFTLNETVPDFNLDFNLDEALKFVGLNCSETGETVWKPSEPEPTSDNKESPGKEEEDSLDTLNDTLDDMIQASQLHPQHLRSLQWHRNTTSLAVRDVE
- the LOC135097252 gene encoding uncharacterized protein LOC135097252 isoform X4 translates to MPKTCMTMCCREGSPKSDTTIDEKPEDNLWLQLGFTVDSETGEHLLSPEKNISGGDVTLDSVSPLNSPSFTLNETVPDFNLDFNLDEALKFVGLNCSETGETVWKPSEPEPTSDNKESPGKEEEDSLDTLNDTLDDMIQASQLHPQHLRSLQRMVTMNEMTRRTYRNKTNGTR
- the LOC135097252 gene encoding uncharacterized protein LOC135097252 isoform X3, whose translation is MPKTCMTMCCREGSPKSDTTIDEKPEDNLWLQLGFTVDSETGEHLLSPEKNISGGDVTLDSVSPLNSPSFTLNETVPDFNLDFNLDEALKFVGLNCSETGETVWKPSEPEPTSDNKESPGKEEEDSLDTLNDTLDDMIQASQLHPQHLRSLQYSQRMVTMNEMTRRTYRNKTNGTR